The Xenopus laevis strain J_2021 chromosome 7S, Xenopus_laevis_v10.1, whole genome shotgun sequence genome includes a window with the following:
- the LOC108697977 gene encoding heat shock protein 30D-like has protein sequence MFPLSLLQTSHSSLCPCSQPTLPLFHQLEGDNLSMRNDMERRMQCVNEACQLFFQDMDMRRITGQSQQPKAPETEGTSSNSGKDGKDHFELTLDVSDFSPHELMVKTQGRRVIVTGKHERKNDTEGGSCFHEYREWKRSADLPEGVNPEKIVCSLSKDGHLHIKAPWLTLTPARQISIPISMAPRAGPEIPPNAQNINVNGLHSS, from the coding sequence ATGTTTCCTCTCAGCCTCCTACAGACCTCACACTCCTCTTTGTGTCCCTGCAGCCAGCCTACACTTCCACTCTTCCACCAGCTGGAAGGTGACAATCTAAGCATGAGGAATGACATGGAGAGAAGAATGCAGTGTGTGAATGAGGCTTGTCAGCTCTTCTTTCAGGACATGGATATGAGAAGAATAACAGGCCAGAGCCAACAGCCCAAAGCCCCAGAAACTGAGGGGACCTCTTCCAACTCAGGTAAAGATGGGAAGGATCACTTTGAGCTGACACTGGATGTGAGTGACTTTTCTCCTCATGAACTAATGGTGAAAACGCAGGGCAGGAGAGTGATTGTGACAGGAAAACATGAGAGGAAAAATGACACTGAGGGTGGGAGCTGCTTCCATGAATACAGAGAGTGGAAGAGAAGTGCTGATCTGCCAGAAGGTGTGAATCCTGagaaaattgtttgctctttatCCAAGGACGGGCACCTGCATATTAAAGCTCCCTGGCTGACACTGACACCTGCCCGACAGATATCCATTCCTATTAGCATGGCACCAAGAGCTGGGCCGGAAATCCCACCCaatgcacagaatataaatgtaaatggacTTCATTCTTCTTGA